A stretch of the Alnus glutinosa chromosome 6, dhAlnGlut1.1, whole genome shotgun sequence genome encodes the following:
- the LOC133870274 gene encoding adagio protein 1-like: MEWDSSNSDLSGDEDEGFSLNDGGPLPFPVGNLFQTAPCGFVVTDALEPEHPIIYVNTVFELLTGYRADEVLGRNCRFLQCRGPFAKRRHPLVDSTVVSDMRRCLEEGIEFQGELLNFRKDGTPLMNRLRLTPIYGDDETISHFIGIQFFTEANIDLGPFPGSLIKESTKFSDQFRSGLSTIRPVTLGDRNVCRGICGILQLSDEVLSLKILSRLTPRDIASVGSVSRRLYELTKNEDLWRMVCQNAWGSETTRVLETVSGAKRLGWGRLARELTTLEAAAWRKLTVGGAVEPSRCNFSACAVGNRVVLFGGEGVNMQPMNDTFVLDLNSSNPEWLHVQVSSPPPGRWGHTLSCVNGSRLVVFGGCGTQGLLNDVFVLDLDAKPPTWREISGLAPPLPRSWHSSCTLDGTKLIVSGGCADSGVLLSDTFLLDLSMEKPVWREIPVAWTPPSRLGHTLSVYGGRKILMFGGLAKSGPLRFRSSDVFTMDLSEEEPCWRCVTGSGMPGAGNPGGIAPPPRLDHVAVSLPGGRILIFGGSVAGLHSASQLYILDPTDEKPTWRILNVPGRPPRFAWGHSTCVVGGTRAIVLGGQTGEEWMLSEIHELSLGSTVI, translated from the exons ATGGAGTGGGACAGCAGCAATTCGGATCTGAGCGGTGACGAGGACGAGGGTTTCTCTCTCAACGATGGCGGCCCACTCCCCTTTCCCGTCGGGAACCTGTTCCAAACGGCGCCGTGTGGGTTCGTGGTCACCGACGCGCTCGAGCCCGAGCACCCCATCATCTATGTCAACACCGTCTTCGAGTTACTCACCGGCTACCGTGCCGACGAGGTTCTCGGTCGCAACTG CCGTTTCTTGCAATGTAGAGGCCCATTTGCAAAAAGAAGACATCCCTTAGTGGACTCCACAGTAGTTTCAGATATGAGAAGATGTCTTGAGGAGGGAATTGAATTCCAAGGCGAGTTGTTGAACTTTAGGAAAGATGGAACTCCACTGATGAACAGGTTACGGCTGACGCCTATATATGGAGATGATGAAACAATAAGTCACTTTATTGGAATACAGTTCTTTACTGAAGCAAATATTGACCTGGGTCCGTTTCCTGGTTCGTTGATCAAGGAATCTACCAAATTTTCTGATCAGTTTCGTTCTGGGCTTTCAACCATTCGGCCTGTCACCTTGGGGGACCGGAATGTTTGTCGCGGTATTTGTGGGATATTGCAATTGAGTGATGAGGTGCTGTCTCTCAAGATACTTTCACGTTTAACACCTAGAGACATTGCATCAGTTGGCTCCGTCAGTCGGCGACTGTATGAGCTGACGAAGAATGAGGACCTTTGGAGAATGGTCTGCCAAAATGCATGGGGTAGTGAAACAACTCGTGTTTTAGAGACTGTATCAGGTGCAAAGAGATTAGGGTGGGGTCGGCTGGCAAGGGAGTTGACCACTCTTGAAGCAGCGGCATGGAGGAAACTGACTGTTGGAGGTGCTGTTGAACCTTCACGCTGCAACTTCAGTGCTTGTGCAGTCGGGAATCGGGTTGTCCTTTTTGGTGGGGAAGGAGTCAACATGCAACCCATGAATGACACCTTTGTATTGGATCTAAATTCCAGTAACCCAGAATGGCTACACGTTCAAGTGAGCTCCCCTCCTCCTGGTCGTTGGGGTCATACGCTTTCTTGTGTAAATGGATCTCGCTTGGTGGTATTTGGAGGCTGTGGAACGCAGGGTTTGCTCAATGATGTCTTTGTGCTGGATTTGGATGCCAAGCCTCCAACTTGGCGTGAAATATCTGGATTGGCCCCTCCGCTTCCAAGATCATGGCACAGCTCCTGCACCCTAGATGGGACCAAGTTGATTGTTTCTGGTGGCTGCGCAGATTCTGGAGTACTCCTCAGCGACACTTTTCTGCTTGATCTCTCAATGGAGAAACCTGTCTGGAGAGAGATACCAGTAGCCTGGACCCCACCTTCTCGTTTAGGTCACACACTATCTGTGTATGGTGGCCGGAAAATATTGATGTTCGGGGGTCTGGCCAAGAGCGGGCCCCTTCGTTTTCGTTCCAGCGATGTTTTCACGATGGATTTAAGTGAGGAGGAACCATGTTGGAGATGTGTAACTGGGAGTGGAATGCCTGGTGCTGGAAATCCAGGGGGCATAGCTCCTCCACCTAGGCTTGATCATGTGGCTGTGAGCCTCCCAGGTGGGCGAATCCTGATCTTTGGTGGGTCTGTAGCCGGTCTTCACTCTGCCTCACAGCTTTATATCCTGGACCCAACAGATGAGAAGCCTACTTGGAGGATATTAAATGTGCCTGGGCGACCCCCGAGATTTGCTTGGGGTCATAGTACTTGTGTTGTTGGGGGAACGAGGGCTATTGTTCTTGGTGGTCAAACTGGAGAGGAGTGGATGCTAAGTGAGATCCATGAGCTGTCGCTGGGAAGTACTGTTATCTGA